ttttttttttgttttgcaagcGCATTAAGCATTAATGTAAATGTCATCAAGTTCTCCATAATTGAAGTCACCTGATGAGATATGTAATTGTTTTGTAACAACAGCATACCAAATACCATATCTGGAGATAACCCATACGGAACAGAGATGTATCAAAAAGATTCAGGCAGCATGCAGAAGCTTGTGTTCAGTAAATATGATCCTGCAGAACTTGATCCCTTGTTCACTCCTGGTACCTTTGTGGATGCATTCTTTTCAATAGATCCATATGACTATCAGCAGAATGCAGGCATTCGTTTGGTggcaaaaaaattgattatccaTTCCAATTGATGAAAGAAGACAATCTCTAATTTGTTCAATAGGACCAGTTGCTCTGTAAATTTGTCATGTTGGACCAAGTAGACtaacataaagaaagaaaatgtttttaatgttAGGATGGAAAGGACCATTAATACTGATGATTTATTGTAagatataaatgcaaaatttgttCGAATTTTTATGTCATATGTGGCCAACAAATTAATATAAACAGATTTGCTTTTCCAAGTTACAGGCAGCAACTATAAATTGTTTCTCAACCCGTTTAGATTTTTGTGAAGGATCtgtatttcaatttcaaatacaCAGAATCTATTTCTATTCTCTTCCTGCAAAGAACATGTGcgtatataatttttgtttgcaGTAATGGATTAATGAGTTTATATTATGATATTATCTAAATAGGCTGCATAGCTATTATAAGGGTATATTGAAGTTCTGTGACAGTtgaaatttctctcttttttttttgggggggggggggggggggggttgttagTTTTTGCCTTTTTTAATGCTACACAAATAAATGAATCacataaagaaattattataaaaatgttatccATGATGgtcattaataattatttagtaACTAATTAAGTTAGTATAAGATTATCTTAAACATCAAATTTAATTACATGTGATTTGAAAAGTATCATTTTATCTACTTAAGGTTAATTTTGTTAAACAACACAACTGTGACCTACCTCTATTCCTACTGTTTTTTTCCTCATGAATCCAAGCCACTTACAATGAAACAAATCCTATTTGAGTTTGAAAGATCCACTAATTCAGCAATAATTCTTGAGGGGGAGAATCTATGACTTCCATAAATCAAATATAGTCGATCTGAATGTGTTCCAAAATGAAGACTTGAGCCAAACGGCTTTTGCTAAGAACATTCTCATAACAAGTGATTACATGATTCGGTCCAGGAGGGATCAAAGACTAGACTCATTTACGCGGGACTTCAATGCCTTGTGTCAAACccaatttcttcttcaaatttacAAAACCATGAATATCAAGTTGAGCTTCACAGAGAAACAAAACTAAGGGACCTCTTTCTCTCACCGACCAGCAGAGTTCTTGAACTGCCTCTGGGATCCCAAGCCCACCGCAGTTTAGACTGAGAATTTTCATGGATGAGAAGGGGGTTGGATACCAACCCCATTGGAGGGAAAAGATGAGGATTGCTTGTTCTTGGAATTTTCAAGTGATGTTGAAATAGAAACTGAAGCTTCAGGGGGTCGTTTATTTGTTAACCGGCTATTGAGAGAAATATTACGTATCAAACGTTTCCAATTTCTAGGAGAAGATTTCGTACATCATCTTGATTACTGGGCACTATCTCCATTACTCCATATCAATTTCAAAAGACTGGTTATCATTATCTAAATAATGCTTATCCTTATCAGAACATACCTCAGTAAGTGCTGTAGAATCTTTGGAAATAATCAAAGGAACATAGATATAAGAAATCACATTTCTTAACTCTGTTGGATTCCGTACtaataaaagattttaatgaaagatAGATATACTTTTCTTCCCCTTCTTTCGGCCCAAACCACCAAAAAACCACAAGCAACCACCAATCAAACTCACAAATCCAAAACCCACGCTGTCATGAGGCACCAATATGGATCCAAGCCACGTATAATCACGACCCCAAAAATCCAGTTGCCTCATTCATTAATCCTTATAATCCACTCAGTATGGCTTAGATTTGAAAGATAGAAAGAtggagaaggaaaagaagaagagagagaagagaaggtCGAATAACAATGAAAGAAGATGAGGAGGGAATGATTGGAGGTGAAGTGATTCAAGTgaaaggaggaaaagaaaagaaagagaaatgataGCCTTTCAGAAATAGATACAGCTTCTGTCTAGTGTATTCGCGGCACTAGCCATCATACAATGCAAGCACGAGTCCAACTTTTGGACACATGTTCACGTTATATCGTATCTAGTGCGCAAATGCACTAAAAATAAACTTCTTTAGAAGCTATGGTGGACTCAAAAATGAGTGCGTGATAGAGTTAACTTCTACAGAAAAGTAATACTTTCTAAATCATAGGTGattctttcattttatattaaatataaaaatacaattttactTCTTTAGGTCacatttggatacaacttataaGGATTAAATCaatggatttaaaaaataattactaaTACCAAATTGTAATGTTAATTTTAGTTATACATGATGGATTTACCATTTTAGGTTTTTGTTCTGACAAATACATTTGTGTTCtgactttaaaataaattttacacccAATAATTTTCAAGTTcatatattaatgaaatttgaatatatccataaattttattaaatataaatttgtacttttcatattttattcaaattgcTTGGACTacaattgaaatccaaaatttttaattcaaatacttTCATCCAAATCCTTTTCAAATCTCCTCACAAATCCTTgcttaagaatttttttcatcATAACTACAGTATGCATGTAGATTAATTATTTCACACGACAAttgatttcttaattatttatttattttgttacttaTAATAGTTAAACCTTTCTGAATTAATTTTGctttaatattatttgttaattttaccCCTTGAAATCCTAGTTCCCCCACTACTCTTGATATTGAAATTCTTAACCACTATGGAAAAGTTCAAGGGAAgccaataacaaaaaataaaataaaatttgagagaatttcaacttatgacatctgatggaaattcttaaaatttactttaatagctctttattatcagaccaaaatatcaatcaatttttggtgttaACGGAAATTAAaccttagatctcttattcaaccatcttagaCTTAGTTAATTGGAACTCACAAAAGGCATGCAAAGTGATAAGCATGAAACTATCtctcaataataaaatagttaGGCAGAGATAGGCATGCAAAGTGATCTTTACTCAGGAAGGAAATAAAATGTGATtcgctctgtttgttttaatgtaaaatatttttagaaattttttttccaattttacaGTGTTTGTTTTGCAGTAAAATATTTggtcaaaagtaaaatattttcaacaacCAAATCAATCTAAgcaaatttatgtaaaatattttacacttaaaattttggaaaaacattttacatttgctCAATCCTTCACGCTCCAATACTTATTACTCCCGCACTTTCGCGCTAAAACTCTCCCTCTTGTAtatctcttcaaaaaaaatccaGCCACCCTCTTagatttctctccaaaaatCCCAGCCACCTCTGGTCTCCTCTCTCGCCAATCTCCAGCTCCAAGGTCCAAAGCACCACCGGCCAGCTCCAGCTTCTGTCGGTGTCGCCCATCGTCGGCAAAACCAGGTACTTTTCTACCTTTTTAGATTAgatttctccttttcttttcgtttttcTTTATCTCTAACCCGTCTCTGGTTTTTCTTAGGTTCGatttgttgttttattattattattattattattattattattattattatatatctgTGTGTGTCGTATggttttgtttcattttggCTTTTGTGCTCGCTTCTTGTTactgggtttttggtttttgatttttagttaATACTATGTGTGTGCctgtttgaatttttcaatgtaaaaatggATTGGTGATCAGTGGGGTTAGAGTACAACTGATTTAGGCAaatggggattttttttttgaagcatttATAATAGAAACATTTGCTTCCATTTATTCTTTGAGTTTGTACGTTTTGTTAGCAACTAGATGTGTGTTATATTATTGGTTTTGCATTGTTCTGGGTACGGTTGTTAAACTGGATGATtgcttgattttgggtttgccATAAGATATAAAGCTAGTGGCTTTTGTAacaattttgagattttgggttttgctATATGATGTATATGATTGGCCACAAGAGTAGGTTATAATTGATTTGTTCTTAATGGCATAAACTTCTCTCAACTGTGGTTTTATATTCATTTCTTGGTAAATATATGTAAGGTGAAGGATTCATGTTAGTGGTACCATAGTATTCTTTAGGTTATTAATAATTATGGAAAAATTCCATATTTTGGAATGTTATGTGTTAATGTTAGCTATATTGTCATCGTCTTTGGGTTTTGTTATTGTAAGTGTGCTTATGGATGGTTATGCAACACTGATTGAAATGTTTTGGAGTTATTATGgaataatgttatattttgGATTCATTAGTATTATGATAACGTTATATTTTGTCCAGATATATTTTGCAGGTTTTGCTgtattggttgagaaatattcTGCAGGTTCTTTCATTTTGTAATAGGCTAAGGACAAGATACTCTCCTTGGATTACCTGAACTATCAGGTTGAAATATTGACTGCTGATTTTGAGCTTTCATTTAACAATGGGGTAATTGTTCTAGTTACTGGTATTTTAACTGGAAAGGTGTGAATGAACTTGTAGGAATGCCTCCATCATCCTCTGCCATATAATGGTTGGGTCCTGGGAGCATCATATGATTGATAACAACAAAGATTCAAGACCACTGGAGTTTTGGGTCGGGGTGTTGATCTTTTGGGTGTGAGACAGGTAATAGTGTTTGACATGCCCAATTCCATTAAAGAGTACATCCATCAGATTGGGAGGGCATCCAGATTGGGAGATGAGGGTACGGCAATTGTGTTTTTGAATGAGGAAAACAAGAATATGTTTCTAGAGctgattgaaattttaaaatcctCTGGAGCAATACGAGACCCATTTAAACTTGTAGCTCATTGAAAcaagcaaaaaatattaaaaagctCATAAGAAAATAATGATTTGTTGTGCTTTTACCGAATAGTGTTAGACTAGGACCTCGGAACCCAAACTATTTTGACATCAagcgtctttttttttttttttagagcatAAACATTAATGAATGTATATGCAAGGATGtcagaatttaaaagaaataaaatctgcaaagacactttttttttttttttttgaattatgctAGGATATAACTTTTGGCACAACTTTGTACCACAACTCgtcatgtggcgagttgtggcacaaagtTGTGCCAAAAGTTGTCTctaacataattttaaatttttacccattttttttttccattttacatTGTGCCAAAcaccggaaaatattttacacaacattttcatatataCTGCCAAACgctgtaaaatgaaaatattttcttgaaaatattttacatgtaaaatattttatttttgtaaatattttacatcgaaACAAACGGAGCATGACAATAGCAAAGTCACTTCATGTGCATATTTTTGGctaataaaggaaaagaaatgtgATTGAATTCTAAATCTCTAAAGCATATGGTGACGAACCATAATGATTGAAGGATAAAGTTTCTATACAAATTGGTTTGGAGAAAGTTCCTCCAAATAGCAAGGTGGCAATCTTAAACAATGACAAGTGTCCTGGTCATGTGCATTGCAGATGACCAATTTTAGCTTAAAGTTGAAAAGTAACGCTGTTAAGTAATGTTACTGACTTCTCTCTCAGATGTTTCTCTCACCTAAAacactttctctctccttcGTTCCATATTGAAATCAGACTTCAaaccctttttttcctttctctctctctctctctctctcccctgcTCCTCCTCGGTTCCCAACCACATGCTCTCTCTGCTAGTTCGCCTAATCCCTACTGaatccaaaccaaaaataacCTCCATTGCTCTCAAATTTTAGCCTAactccagaaaaaaaaaatttatattaacgAGAAATTACCCAAAATCCTTGTTGTGAACAACACCGACAAGGATTTTGTTGTTCACAACAACATAATTTGTCTAGTTTGTAGTTTCTGTTCccttgttaataaaatttgttaattacCAAAAGAATCCTTGTTGTAAAAAATAGGCTGGGGCTAATTCGCTTGTCTTATATTTCATAATCTCTTTGATGTGGGTATGTTTAGGGTCTTTCACTAAGATctagattttgggtttgggatgtGAACCTAGTGGTGAGTTATAATCAAGTGCCAACTGTTGTGCAAGATCATTGTAATCTTTGTTTctccattgataaaatttctgatctttcaaaaaaagaaaagaaggaggTTGGCTGGTGCCAGTACTAGTGATTTCTGCCAATATTTAATGTTCTTGGTTTTAATTTGGATCTGGAacgaaggagagagagaaagagtaagAGTGATTTAGGTGAGAGACAACTAATTGAGAGAGAAGTTTAGTAACGTTACTTTTCTAAAATTGGTGCACATGTCCAGGGTACCTGTCATTGTTTAAGATTGCCACCTAGCTATTTGGAGGAACTTCCTCCAAGCTAGTTTGTATAGAAACTTTATCCATGATTGAATTGCACATGTACGAGTTTAGGATAGGGTACCATGTTTTTTGCAACATTCGTGTCCCTATCTTCTAAAATGAAAAGATTTTACTAGATTGTTTATATGGGGTTTATATGATATGATGGAATACCAAAAACAATTCACGTGAAGAATTTTGGCTAATAAGGGAAATGAAATGTGATTATTTGacaaataaggaaataaaatatGATGAAAAACTTATTCCAAAAGATTTACCTTTGAATTTATATAGCACATCACATGACGTTCTTGGGTGATAAAGGAAAGGAAATGTGATGGAAttcaaataaaccaaaagttttAAAGCTATGAACAGAAGGATGCAAACAACCTCAATCATAGTATGCAGTTTGGCCATTGGTGTGACGCTAACTTATATGGTTAACCAACCTGTCTCACTAACACGTGAATGGTTAGGTTGAAACTGCAGtttgtttaatatttaattagcagaaagaagaaaagaaaaaaaaagccctaGGTTTATTAATTTCGCAACACACAAGGATAAAAACTTCAACTAAATTGTTATAAACAATCACAATACCATTATAACTAGTCTCCTGTTGTAATGCATGGAAAAATTTAACAGAATATAAATTATTATCTCTTATTTTGggtctaaatataaaatttaatatttatgataattataattatatgtattttttataaatgctACCTTGATCCTTAGGTCCATGTGACATTAAGTTTGAATGGCTCATTTGTGTTGTACCTTTATCCTTCTACAATTTAGTCATTTGCTCGAGACTAAATGACCAATTGTACAAGCCAAGATATTAATATATCTTAGGACAAGGCTTTCGTTTAGTAAAAGATTGGACACAATCTTGACACATTGTTATTTTTAGACACATGTTGTGTTTGTGTCCCGTCTAAtgtgttgggctttgtggagtctAGTTTATATTTGATCCAGTTGACGACCCGACCTGAACAatattgcgtggtttttaatgggagattttctgaGACTTAGTCTATGAAGTGGAGGCTTGGGCCGtttgtagcccattgtgaatcctgtgcGCAGGATGTAGAAAACGtgttttggtgattagggtttggTTGTTgtagtttttgagagagaaaaaaaactatacTGTCGCACTCTATATTTTTCcctaataatagtgaaattcctgcaactctgtggacgtaggcaaattgccgaaccacataaatattgtcttgtgagtgtaattatttttctttgcgtgtgttttctctaatttttgtttctcataggTTGGGAATTCAGGTTAATTCTCTACATAATGTTCCAAAACACTAGACACAAGCCAAACCCTATATGTTATTTCTTTCTATTGGCATGTGGATAGTATTAAATGATTTTGTAGTTTAGTTTTGTGGGACTCATTCCCTCAAAGTAAGAATCTTATGGGAGATATAGATAACGAATAAACACTTAAACTATATTTGGTAGGAGTCTTGTGGTTAAGTGGTTTAGTTCGATCTCTTCCATAGAAAGAAATGaataattacataaataaaaaatgaatggtatgaaaatgaatgagatttttttagtgtttgagtgtgaataaaaatagaaaataaatatattttaatatatataaaattaaaaaagattgaTTTTTGGTTGGCTTCATGAAATTTTTCCATGTAAGTTTTCGAAGCTTTAGAATTCACAACTTTTCACCTCAgcttcatttatttttaggttATTTTCATTCCTGACCTTGTGCCTGACTATCTTTCTAGCACCTCCATCACTCTTTTTTGCCTTCTATGGTGTTCTCCGAGCTCCTTaaattatacatacatatataaactGCTTTTAGAACCTGaaaatcatttgtttttttggctctagtaataacaaataatcaaAGCAGCGTTAAGAGTTCATTGAAAGTGTAACTAATAAACACAAATCCTTTCCCACTTGAAGACTGTTCAGGTACATATGTTATATGTTCATTTAATTCTTATTTCACTATATATTGATGGATACTTTTTAAGTGTAACACATGTTATATATAGCCTTTGATTTTGGAACTATATTGGACAGattctgtttatttatttgtttattctaaattttaaattatcaacATTTGCACTTGTTGAGTTCCAAGGAATAAATTATATCTACTTTTGAAACATGGATATGAAGTGTTCGTTTGGAtaacttattttttgccagcttattttactattcaacttatttttactactattcataagtctcattgcattttttgatactatttatgagtttcactgtactatttcaattaacttttacctttatttactatattttcaataaaagtttttcagttttagcaaaataagtgaaTTTCAAACAGACTCGAAATTTAAATTACCCTGTTGAGCTCAAAAAAGGACAAATCTATATTATCAGTTTGAAATTAaacttccttctcaaaaaaaaaaaaaaaaaaaagaggtttgaaATTAAACTGTGAAACTGAAAGAATATTATGATAAAGCACAGACTTAGCAATCTTTGCTTCTATACACAGAACAAACATAACAAGGAAATGAGAACTTCTAAATAGCTGCTTACTTTGGTTGCTTCCAAGACTACTTAACAACGCTCACTGGGCATTAATCTCATGAGAAACGATAGAAGGGATCAAATAGTATCTGTGAATGTGTTTAGAGGtgttaataaaatatgaagGTTGTTAGGAAAGGGCTGTAATCCATCAGACAAGACGCTCTAAACATGCCTCTTTAGGCAAGTAAAGGAGTGGTGCAACTACGCCCACGGTGTGGCATTTAAAGAGGGTCCTAAAAATAGTCTTCTAAACATGTGATAAAGGCCGTACCTCGTACAGAAGGCTCACTTTTCTTCAGGGTATGATAGTTGATAGAGGTGGTTTGATAGATAGCTTTACtcctaattttaaaaaaggCTGACTTTTAAGcatttgataaattattattattattattattattattattattttttcattttgatgttttggTTCTGAAATCAAATAATGGATGGTTCAATGACATAAGAAAGAGTTTATTGATTTATGGTTtctgaaaatactataaagaGACACACTAGAAAGGATTAGAGTTCCTAGAGAACTTGTCAGGCCAAAGTAGACCTAACTGCTTGTTCTAACCAAACTTTTTGTTGGATAGTATGCGATTATGCTTATAAAATATAGAGCTACTTTTGCAGGAAAACTTCTCTGAGCCTGTGTTTCTTTAGATTGCAATGGACAAGGGCAAAAAGATTATGATCAATAACAACGGTGGACATGCTGGTAGAGGTTGCAACAACAGTGCTATGACTAGTGATGCTTTTAATAATCAAAGTAAACTGAAAATTTTGCTGTGTGACAGTGATCCTGAGAGTTGTGATGAGATCTCCACCCTTCTAACCAAATGCAGTTATCAGGGTTTGTTGCTCTCTAtgtatttaattttactttatCATTATTTATAGTGTTCTCTATTTCTTATGGCAAGGTTTTGCAAGtttattcttcttttatctCTAAGTCCGTGTAAATATCCAGCTTAGCTATTACAATTGACAATTGCATGCACATGAGGTCTgtggtcaaaatttttttacactTCTTGATTGATAATATATGAGACATTTTTATAGTTGTGACAGATTTCCTTTGTTGGTTTTTCATCCTGGTCATTTCAAGAAGGCCGTAGCAAATTAAGTCCAGGTTTCTAGGCTAAAGAGGATGGCTTCctcatattttttttcggagtttCCTCTGCTTCATTTAGCCAGAGTCATTCCATATGAATTATTCTGTCTACGTTTTTATAAGAAAGAGTTTACTGGGCTCACGCAATGCTTGTGCATCTTCCTATGCGTTTATTGATATCTTTGCATCTCACAATAGTCTGAGAGTCCTTTATCTGACATGAGTGTAATCTGTGTTTCAAGTTGTGCTGCTTAAACTCCCTAATATTTCTAAAACTTATTTACCTACAAAGGCAACATTTAATCACTAATAacatctatcaaaaaaaaaaaaatcactaataaCAACATAATTTATTGCTTCACAGTAATCTCAGTGAGCTCATTTGTAGAAGTGGTTGATACATTGGATGCTGAGGGGCCCCATATTGACATCTTACTCGTTTCAGTTGACCCTCACATAGACAAAGGCATGAAAATGTTGAAGTATATCAGTGAAGAATTCCAACACATTCCAGTGATCATCAGTAAgctttcatgttgtttgatCTGCAGttagtattttctttattttttatttttgtttcttaaaataTACAAGTGActggaaaataaaattcattaaaatgaaATCTTATAAAAGAGACAAATTTAAGCGCTTTACaattacaacaacaaagaaCAAGCCATAGTCCCAAATTTAGTTTGACTTTACTCATCATCCTACTTAATTAATATCCAGGGGTTCTTGTTTTGTTCAGTATTGTCTAGACAAGACCATATCTCTCTTATTTACAAGTACTTAAATCTTGGCGTGGCTGACTATTTGATGAAGCCTTTATGCACCGACAAGCTATCAAATCTATGGAAGCACAA
The Quercus lobata isolate SW786 chromosome 10, ValleyOak3.0 Primary Assembly, whole genome shotgun sequence DNA segment above includes these coding regions:
- the LOC115962764 gene encoding two-component response regulator-like APRR1 isoform X1, which codes for MDKGKKIMINNNGGHAGRGCNNSAMTSDAFNNQSKLKILLCDSDPESCDEISTLLTKCSYQVISVSSFVEVVDTLDAEGPHIDILLVSVDPHIDKGMKMLKYISEEFQHIPVIIILSRQDHISLIYKYLNLGVADYLMKPLCTDKLSNLWKHKGRSRNMMKKLLGSTNAESSHIISKGS
- the LOC115962764 gene encoding two-component response regulator-like APRR1 isoform X2, translating into MDKGKKIMINNNGGHAGRGCNNSAMTSDAFNNQSKLKILLCDSDPESCDEISTLLTKCSYQVISVSSFVEVVDTLDAEGPHIDILLVSVDPHIDKGMKMLKYISEEFQHIPVIINEKVTGKYKCGVKPYNQQG